One window from the genome of Ammoniphilus sp. CFH 90114 encodes:
- a CDS encoding alpha/beta fold hydrolase — MDFTGRIKIMGIQVYYEYHRSNTSSPRYTFLLIHGFLANTFSFRKLVPNLMEQDDVYAIDLIGFGKSEKACPFRYSYENYGAMITQFITELGLKNVILVGHSMGGQIVLQTALRNSDMITALVLVSSSGYLQKAHWLAIVASHLPFASLGVTWWMKRYRVKDILKKTFYNDKLIDDQMIRAYSDPILEKGFCDTLLGLLRHREGDMSPEDLRRVHHDCLLIWGEEDEIVPLRKGVRLRQDLANSTLISLPEAGHQVIEEKPTEVTTSIQSWIEKHSHRWNKV; from the coding sequence ATGGATTTTACTGGTCGGATCAAGATAATGGGCATTCAGGTTTATTATGAATACCATCGATCCAATACATCTTCACCTCGATACACCTTCTTGCTCATTCATGGATTTCTGGCTAATACGTTCAGTTTTCGAAAGCTAGTGCCAAATCTTATGGAGCAAGATGATGTATATGCCATTGATTTAATTGGTTTTGGGAAAAGTGAAAAGGCTTGTCCTTTCCGATATTCCTATGAAAACTATGGAGCGATGATAACTCAATTCATTACTGAGCTAGGGTTGAAAAATGTCATACTAGTAGGTCACTCCATGGGAGGACAGATCGTGCTGCAAACCGCCTTGAGAAATTCTGACATGATAACAGCACTAGTTCTAGTTTCTTCATCAGGGTATTTGCAAAAGGCTCATTGGTTGGCTATTGTTGCTTCTCACTTACCATTCGCAAGTTTGGGCGTTACATGGTGGATGAAGCGATATAGAGTAAAGGATATTTTAAAGAAAACCTTCTATAATGATAAGCTGATTGACGATCAAATGATTAGAGCCTATTCAGACCCAATTCTAGAAAAAGGATTCTGCGACACTCTGCTTGGACTGTTACGTCACAGAGAAGGAGACATGAGCCCTGAAGATCTGCGAAGAGTTCATCACGACTGTCTTCTTATCTGGGGTGAAGAAGATGAAATTGTTCCTTTGAGAAAAGGAGTGCGATTAAGGCAGGATCTGGCTAACTCCACCTTAATCAGTCTTCCAGAGGCGGGTCACCAAGTTATAGAGGAAAAGCCAACTGAAGTTACAACTTCTATCCAATCTTGGATAGAAAAACATAGTCATAGATGGAATAAAGTATAG
- a CDS encoding S9 family peptidase, translating to MKNVSVRPFSFSLSEDLTLRGDVHTLVDDRVKPIVVLCHGFKGFKDWGFFPYIADQLAAEGHYVIRFNFTCNGVNETDFDELDKFSMNTYSREQADLHYLLQQIKKRELPLEEQYSADSITLIGHSRGGGNSIIFAADHPEITKVITWNGIANVDLFDDGFKKEINEKGIGYIPNARTKQDMPIRSIVLEDIAHNNQKFNIIKRVSELNIPLLIIQGDQDIPRLVEGARLIQKASNQGLVVIEGGNHTFGAVHPFQGSTPQLDKALQDTLQFLQS from the coding sequence ATGAAAAATGTATCCGTTAGACCTTTTAGCTTTTCACTTAGTGAAGATTTAACCCTAAGAGGTGATGTACATACTCTTGTCGACGATAGAGTAAAGCCTATTGTCGTCCTATGCCACGGATTTAAGGGATTTAAGGATTGGGGCTTTTTCCCTTACATTGCCGACCAACTAGCAGCAGAGGGTCATTATGTGATTCGTTTTAATTTTACCTGCAATGGTGTCAATGAGACAGATTTTGATGAGCTAGATAAGTTTTCAATGAATACCTATTCTAGAGAACAAGCAGACTTGCATTACCTGTTACAGCAGATCAAGAAACGAGAATTACCTTTAGAAGAACAATACAGCGCTGACTCGATAACGTTAATCGGACATAGTCGGGGTGGTGGCAATAGTATTATCTTTGCTGCGGACCATCCAGAGATTACGAAAGTGATTACATGGAATGGCATTGCCAATGTGGACTTGTTTGATGACGGGTTTAAAAAAGAAATTAATGAAAAAGGGATAGGTTATATTCCAAACGCTAGAACGAAACAAGATATGCCTATCCGATCCATTGTTCTTGAGGATATCGCACACAATAATCAAAAGTTTAATATTATAAAGCGAGTATCTGAACTGAATATCCCTCTCCTCATCATACAAGGAGATCAAGACATCCCCAGACTTGTAGAAGGAGCTAGGTTGATTCAGAAGGCCTCCAATCAGGGACTTGTCGTCATTGAGGGGGGAAACCACACTTTTGGGGCGGTCCACCCGTTTCAAGGAAGTACACCGCAATTAGACAAAGCCCTTCAGGATACACTCCAATTTTTACAAAGTTAA
- a CDS encoding tyrosine-type recombinase/integrase, whose product MLLKFAAKEFLEDREFKNLSKYTLNRYRRILNEFQEYCFDMEVLNVEDVVPNIIKGYLLYCQKERGNNPTTKNTKLRCLKTFFNFVEESEIISAKRNPVVKVSYAREEVKIEVFTDYQIKQMLAYFRSLKQRDKSFFAYRGYQLLIYLLGTGSRLGETVNLRWKDIDLINGTATVWGKKREQSSIPLTDKLVKDLMEYKYFCQKHFKNDSEYVFVSQTNEQLTPNAIKCLFKRLSKIMNFSDVRLSCHTFRHTFAHRSLMAGMDIFTLQKMLRHSNIEMTQKYLSIWGTALKEQNEKFNPLNSIDF is encoded by the coding sequence GTGTTGTTAAAGTTTGCAGCAAAGGAATTTTTGGAAGATAGGGAGTTTAAAAACTTGTCTAAGTATACACTAAACCGATATCGGAGGATACTTAATGAGTTTCAAGAATATTGCTTTGATATGGAAGTCCTGAACGTTGAAGATGTAGTTCCTAACATAATTAAAGGTTACTTACTTTACTGCCAGAAAGAAAGAGGAAATAATCCAACAACTAAGAATACCAAATTACGCTGTCTAAAGACTTTTTTTAATTTTGTAGAAGAAAGTGAAATTATTTCAGCCAAGAGAAACCCAGTAGTCAAAGTAAGCTATGCCAGAGAGGAAGTAAAGATAGAAGTCTTTACTGATTATCAAATAAAACAGATGCTTGCCTATTTTAGGAGTTTAAAGCAAAGGGATAAGTCATTTTTCGCTTACAGAGGATATCAATTACTAATTTACTTGTTAGGAACTGGCAGTAGATTGGGAGAAACTGTTAATTTAAGGTGGAAAGATATTGATCTAATTAATGGAACAGCAACAGTATGGGGAAAGAAAAGAGAGCAATCTAGTATACCTCTGACAGACAAATTAGTAAAAGACTTAATGGAATATAAGTATTTCTGTCAAAAACATTTCAAAAATGATTCTGAATACGTTTTTGTTAGCCAAACCAATGAACAACTTACACCTAATGCAATCAAATGTTTGTTTAAGAGACTAAGTAAAATTATGAATTTTTCAGATGTTCGTCTAAGTTGCCATACATTTCGTCACACTTTTGCTCACAGGTCATTAATGGCAGGAATGGATATTTTCACCTTGCAAAAAATGTTAAGACATTCAAATATAGAAATGACGCAAAAGTACTTATCTATCTGGGGGACGGCATTGAAAGAACAGAATGAAAAGTTTAATCCTTTGAATTCAATTGACTTTTAG
- a CDS encoding helix-turn-helix domain-containing protein, with protein MNSLQHYRMRKGLTTTQLGLMIGMHPANISLVEHGHRKAWPNLRQKLLEVLDTTEDELFNEAGFVKQL; from the coding sequence ATGAACAGTTTACAGCATTACCGTATGCGAAAAGGCCTTACCACTACACAACTAGGATTAATGATCGGTATGCATCCTGCGAACATTTCATTAGTAGAACATGGTCACCGAAAAGCGTGGCCAAATTTACGGCAGAAGCTACTAGAAGTACTGGATACCACTGAAGATGAGTTATTTAATGAAGCAGGTTTTGTAAAACAACTATAA
- a CDS encoding bifunctional DNA primase/polymerase has protein sequence MSQTDQVSYIAIGENKKDSSPNGVEQNIDTSTIDKNTEKIKLSEFGQAALAYLNKGFSVIPLRQKDKNSLVSWREFQKRLPTEDEVIDWWTKWPDANIGIVTGEISGIVILDIDGDEAFDVLQQKYGISKDELLKNPHVKTGKGYHIYFNHPKDGKLYKNFARQKEKLDFRGDGGYGVAPPSIHPDGPTYDWVLSPFEVNLQELLEGLKNFCDGVKEDDLNDSSKKLRLNDDEGVKYPDSDFEKIMEKCAFVLECVKNARTLSEPEWHSALSIALFCKNGEEKAHEISEPYDDYSFDETQMKIEKLMEFGPKTCAKIQEEHGNECCKDCPVNGLITSPIVLGYPPLKRDIPSIVIETCPDPSEREELFEQVKDLLIPFKYWVTIDGIKELRGEDEPAVLVTNQPIVITTIFEDIHDHTEKVKLLFYRLGKWKEITMNRDEMLNNKKLEKYGKQGLDVNSNNSKHLVKYLAQFESLNISRLKVKNTYSLLGWNGNKFITQNGVLTEDGFEKDSNVMFHPNFGEPSIELNVQENEEFYKVAKYVLPRLFQINDIKVVLLIIGWFFAASIAPKIREKTNKQFPILNVWGKRGAGKSTLVELLVRMVGLKDELLAISSNFTLTKAMSESNAVPAVFDEYKPSEFSDSKLNTLNQKLKLAYRGDPDSRGQQDLSVKKFHLTAPIVIIGEDHFNDQALRERSVVVTLNRRWLDENGDKAHKALFEVLEHPEFRLEDFAYGFYKYIIGYAKDRKFLSDDLELAKEIIEQPAFDNVPYRNKNNTKVLVVGIQMLRRLIKTLEIEVDISMEDVLYSVLYGLDHILVENKTSLDLSMEHMVNNLSDFIRKFTVDQNPQQAIAFDGEKLYVSYAKFTQYIEDASKSNLDLPNKKQLKQELKENEESKGYILESKKQKSISGKNWGKMIWIDWGKLKTVIDVEDIDIESVTIS, from the coding sequence ATGTCACAAACAGATCAAGTGAGTTATATTGCTATTGGAGAAAATAAAAAAGACTCCAGTCCAAATGGAGTCGAACAAAATATCGATACTTCTACTATAGATAAAAATACAGAAAAAATCAAGTTAAGTGAATTTGGACAAGCTGCATTAGCTTATCTAAATAAAGGATTTTCGGTTATTCCACTGAGGCAGAAAGATAAAAATTCACTAGTCTCATGGCGAGAATTTCAAAAAAGACTACCCACTGAGGACGAGGTTATTGATTGGTGGACAAAGTGGCCAGATGCCAATATAGGTATCGTTACAGGGGAAATATCAGGGATTGTGATATTGGATATCGATGGTGATGAAGCATTCGATGTTCTCCAACAGAAGTATGGGATCTCGAAAGATGAGTTACTTAAAAACCCTCATGTGAAAACAGGAAAAGGATACCACATTTACTTTAATCACCCTAAAGATGGTAAATTGTATAAGAATTTTGCGCGGCAGAAGGAAAAGCTAGATTTTAGAGGGGACGGTGGCTACGGAGTAGCCCCACCGTCTATCCATCCTGACGGACCAACCTACGATTGGGTGTTGAGCCCTTTTGAAGTTAATTTACAAGAACTGCTTGAAGGGTTGAAAAATTTCTGTGATGGAGTGAAAGAAGATGATCTTAATGATTCTTCTAAGAAACTTCGTTTAAATGATGATGAAGGTGTAAAGTATCCTGACTCAGATTTTGAAAAAATTATGGAGAAATGTGCTTTTGTCTTGGAATGTGTTAAAAATGCAAGAACACTTTCCGAACCAGAGTGGCATAGTGCGTTGAGTATTGCACTTTTTTGTAAAAACGGAGAAGAGAAGGCTCACGAAATTAGCGAGCCCTATGATGATTACTCCTTTGATGAAACCCAAATGAAAATCGAGAAACTCATGGAGTTCGGTCCCAAAACTTGTGCAAAAATCCAAGAAGAACATGGGAATGAATGTTGTAAGGATTGTCCTGTTAACGGTCTAATTACGAGTCCTATTGTTTTGGGTTATCCACCATTAAAGCGTGATATACCATCAATTGTTATTGAAACTTGCCCAGATCCTTCTGAAAGAGAAGAATTGTTTGAACAGGTTAAAGATCTTTTAATTCCATTTAAATACTGGGTTACTATTGATGGAATCAAAGAGTTAAGAGGAGAAGATGAACCTGCTGTACTTGTGACCAATCAACCGATCGTCATCACAACAATTTTTGAAGATATTCATGATCATACAGAAAAAGTAAAGCTATTGTTTTATCGCTTGGGAAAATGGAAAGAAATCACAATGAATCGGGATGAGATGTTAAATAACAAAAAGCTTGAAAAATACGGTAAGCAAGGGTTAGATGTTAATTCCAATAATTCAAAACACCTTGTGAAGTATCTTGCTCAATTTGAGTCCCTCAATATATCAAGATTAAAGGTTAAGAATACCTACTCGTTACTTGGTTGGAACGGTAATAAATTTATTACCCAAAATGGAGTGCTTACGGAAGATGGATTTGAAAAAGATTCAAATGTGATGTTTCATCCTAACTTTGGTGAGCCAAGTATTGAGCTTAACGTACAAGAAAACGAGGAGTTTTATAAGGTAGCTAAATATGTATTACCTAGATTGTTTCAAATTAATGATATAAAAGTAGTACTACTAATTATAGGATGGTTTTTTGCAGCAAGCATAGCGCCAAAAATCCGAGAAAAAACCAATAAACAATTCCCTATTCTTAATGTATGGGGTAAACGTGGAGCAGGTAAGTCGACATTGGTAGAATTATTGGTTAGGATGGTAGGGCTAAAGGATGAACTCCTTGCTATTTCTTCTAATTTTACACTAACCAAAGCTATGAGTGAATCGAATGCTGTACCCGCAGTTTTTGATGAATATAAACCATCTGAATTTAGTGATTCTAAATTAAATACACTGAATCAAAAATTAAAATTAGCTTATAGGGGAGACCCAGATAGCCGCGGTCAACAGGATTTAAGTGTGAAGAAGTTTCACCTTACAGCACCAATTGTCATTATTGGAGAAGATCACTTTAATGACCAAGCTCTCCGTGAACGATCCGTTGTAGTTACATTAAATCGTAGATGGCTAGATGAAAATGGGGATAAAGCTCATAAGGCTCTGTTTGAAGTACTAGAACACCCAGAATTTAGACTTGAAGATTTTGCTTATGGTTTCTACAAATATATTATCGGATACGCAAAAGATAGGAAATTTCTAAGTGATGACTTGGAACTGGCTAAAGAAATTATCGAACAACCAGCTTTTGATAATGTTCCGTATCGTAATAAGAATAATACGAAGGTACTTGTTGTTGGAATCCAGATGTTAAGAAGATTAATTAAAACCCTAGAGATAGAAGTCGATATATCCATGGAGGATGTTTTATATTCTGTTTTGTATGGATTAGATCATATATTAGTTGAAAATAAGACTTCACTCGATTTATCTATGGAGCATATGGTCAATAATCTTTCAGATTTTATACGGAAATTTACAGTGGATCAAAATCCTCAACAGGCCATAGCTTTTGATGGAGAAAAGTTATATGTGAGTTATGCTAAATTTACCCAATATATTGAGGATGCCTCTAAATCAAATTTAGATTTACCAAATAAGAAGCAATTAAAGCAAGAATTAAAAGAAAACGAGGAGTCTAAGGGATATATTTTGGAATCAAAAAAGCAAAAGTCAATTAGTGGAAAGAACTGGGGAAAAATGATTTGGATTGACTGGGGTAAGTTGAAAACAGTCATTGATGTAGAAGATATAGATATAGAATCTGTAACTATATCCTAA